A portion of the Sabethes cyaneus chromosome 3, idSabCyanKW18_F2, whole genome shotgun sequence genome contains these proteins:
- the LOC128740398 gene encoding adenylate cyclase type 10-like yields MMEILPISAADKGSARLRQALNKEMFISRCKNRLKGKKKLQKYLPERSSFLYEYLGSNGGSLNLKTSIYKDFLGETARRDDIKNKTISSMIPDEVLCSAEDYLPRQFMTAMMFADVSGFTDLSEKFNKPGKGGASKLSQVLNSYIGAMVQEILSHGGDILKFSGDALLVLFKVTSSVSLPDATHRAIDTAIIIQKSFGAYETEVGVTLRVKIAISAGEVYFSLIGTENFSQYVVIGQPVWKVKIAEKVAEAGDIIVNHLAWNYIHDNEYISEQCDDRVHFRIKGFTSYWRTTQRLNIFDVLQKENMEDDRSEIMIADDEMKLDTETLEIRPSLKHVGTRVISASLRRFLIKPILFAIDNDEPMEFLTEMRQIVTVFLNIVLRPKEVLEVISEINSILISLTNLVDSYEGTVNKVSLFDKDVMFLIIFGLRGFKHDLDSQLALRCAAEIRELYKADPKVLTVSLGVTTGMTYCGVVGHFVRREYSVISVTVNKAARLMMAYPNKVTCDKDTFMMSKLDPVHFVLQETIELKGLQNVGPIYEFKEVIPEREMVKPMEYEYPIVGRGEIIEVFQEMLDDGMFLTHYLGSNDIEKIQEYTYQSCLLIRGEAQMGKTRLLNEIFHIALKNKKISSLRLTLSMKDFKKPFSAAYLYLSRPLGFTETITSITRENRIKQYLNEYEIHQYLALLNEILDTEFPETEILQMMNRNERGVMRRKLFELLCNKAFQNLWVLIIDDIEFMDDESFELFEILWKMPQVITVLALGYQRRLTSQYMKLFDNPHVCQLKLTPIDTLLHKAIACQFLNVNAIPLDLERAIHTMSSGNPGWMNTFMMSLRQSGLLRIIRMGSFEAHAKGYVFCESSLLVRTSIRSTLSFQMSSADWELFETCCEDDHLFSYAMLSNKLVDVASLRAEIDTQSYFTSSCLDAFHLMLYDSLSSYEQYVCKCAAVLGQKFLRVALVFVIAQYKERDVAIAIQKLFDLQILSCAIGDFTSGLSLHQKNVNTEHLEKGTCGCINLNIPLACWELPRYAACGYSKFNSNLFRQTVYNLLTEEQKTEFHSRALTFIERETKKCEACGGGSFRNLITSDDGFEVIMGFKSRRESDQSYQNLVRRDGTSRFSMQSDRRSRNLRDIFWWRKPNEPSEKIPILSYKEYDFSHCRCHMILFSMYNEIVHHSQGAGMVEKHIEAQIELANICIKIANIPKAIQMLESVQNQMKEINRSDNIGLVTYLKGRLFTLLAICRFKLEQYGMATEFFYMASEVMGLPFPKSNKAATIQIWLIYRKVKKLIAKKQLSTFDKPKSIWYILIASQLSACFGGMLQLFRKLTKWKLAELAAVSSLKHALKYRRNPSILVEAFAGFFQIAFHMGYSDETTWMQAKSLIIIADNVTYVDMDYLKSIVRYYTALLMCQTIRTTKLLSIELGKVVLNITDTIQYRTGDWDIIPILAELFLSHRMLSDAVNMLWSFQSRYKESSAQAWYYAIAMDILLDTSCCIETYKSCESFFLKNREALGYQPDACCVTRLYADLWLWCVRYEAWEAADAWMDKLQEVFVLTAHDSMINVHTAIRVLEGFILTLVSKVEARDILAIVRLQAEIEKLIANIEDALDISRCHEAKYKLLKIYYKEVIQPKNQVSQKLTSLRKLAFSRNDYLCAEKILHTMQFWRCGLPTRIETFWLDHCSIDSSLSEQDGETTADETSSSERRYNYVNCILNYERIYPYSLPLPRARYF; encoded by the exons GTTTTACAGATCTTTCGGAAAAGTTCAACAAACCGGGAAAGGGCGGAGCTTCCAAGTTATCTCAAGTGTTGAACTCCTACATCGGCGCAATGGTGCAGGAAATCCTCTCGCACGGTGGTGACATACTGAAGTTTTCCGGTGACGCTCTGCTAGTGCTTTTTAAGGTCACTTCATCGGTTTCGTTGCCGGATGCCACTCATCGAGCCATCGATACGGCTATCATCATTCAAAAGTCATTCGGTGCTTATGAAACGGAAGTCGGCGTTACACTGCGTGTGAAAATTGCAATTTCTGCTGGTGAGGTTTATTTTTCGTTGATAGGGACGGAAAATTTTTCACAATATGTAGTGATTGGACAGCCGGTTTGGAAGGTGAAGATTGCAGAAAAAGTAGCCGAAGCGGGAGATATAATTGTGAATCATTTGG CCTGGAATTACATTCACGACAATGAATACATTTCGGAACAGTGCGATGACAGAGTACATTTCCGAATTAAAGGTTTTACAAGCTATTGGCGCACTACTCAACGACTGAATATTTTCGACGTTCTTCAGAAAGAAAATATGGAAGATGATCGTTCGGAAATTATGATTGCCGATGACGAAATGAAATTGGACACCGAAACATTGGAAA TTCGTCCCAGCTTGAAACATGTCGGCACCCGCGTGATATCGGCATCTTTGCGAAGGTTCTTGATAAAGCCCATTTTATTCGCCATCGACAACGACGAACCAATGGAATTTTTGACCGAAATGCGGCAGATTGTCACTGTGTTTCTAAATATCGTTCTCAGGCCTAAAGAAGTGCTCGAAGTAATCAGTGAGATAAATTCTATTTTAATATCTCTAACCAA TCTTGTAGATAGTTACGAAGGGACGGTCAATAAGGTGTCCCTGTTCGACAAGGACGTGatgtttttgataatttttggtTTACGCGGTTTCAAACATGATCTGGACAGTCAACTGGCATTAAGATGTGCTGCTGAAATTCGCGAACTATACAAAGCAGATCCCAAAGTTCTCACGGTTTCGCTAGGCGTTACCACTGGTATGACCTATTGTGGAGTTGTTGGACATTTCGTGCGCAGGGAATACTCTGTCATAAGTGTAACCGTGAACAAGGCAGCTCGTTTAATGATGGCCTATCCAAATAAAGTAACGTGCGATAAGGATACGTTCATGATGAGTAAGCTAGATCCGGTACATTTTGTTCTTCAGGAAACCATAGAACTTAAGGGCTTACAAAACGTTGGACCGATATACGAGTTTAAGGAAGTGATACC TGAACGGGAAATGGTTAAACCAATGGAATATGAATATCCTATAGTTGGGAGAGGCGAAATTATTGAAGTTTTCCAAGAAATGTTGGATGACGGAATGTTTCTCACTCACTATTTAGGCTCAAATGATATTGAAAAGATCCAAGAATACACCTACCAAAGCTGTCTCCTGATTAGAGGAGAAGCACAAATGGGCAAAACACGTCTGTTGAATGAGATATTCCATATTGCATtgaagaacaaaaaaattagTTCGCTGCGATTGACACTGTCCATGAAGGATTTCAAG AAACCCTTTTCCGCGGCTTACCTTTACCTTTCGAGACCGCTCGGTTTCACGGAAACCATAACAAGTATCACTCGGGAAAATCGTATCAAACAATACTTGAACGAGTATGAAATTCATCAATACCTGGCCTTACTGAACGAAATTCTTGACACTGAGTTTCCGGAGACCGAAATTCTTCAGATGATGAATCGAAACGAACGCGGTGTCATGCGTCGAAAACTGTTCGAACTGTTATGCAACAAA GCGTTTCAAAACCTATGGGTTTTGATTATTGACGACATTGAGTTTATGGATGACGAATCATTCGAGTTGTTCGAGATCCTGTGGAAAATGCCTCAGGTGATTACGGTGCTGGCTTTGGGTTACCAGCGGCGGCTGACATCGCAGTACATGAAGCTGTTCGACAATCCCCACGTATGCCAATTGAAGCTGACCCCGATCGATACGCTGCTGCACAAAGCGATCGCGTGTCAATTTTTAAATGTGAATGCTATTCCACTGGACCTGGAGCG TGCAATTCACACTATGAGCAGTGGCAATCCTGGCTGGATGAACACTTTTATGATGTCATTAAGGCAGAGCGGCTTGCTGCGAATCATCCGTATGGGATCATTCGAGGCCCACGCTAAGGGATATGTGTTCTGCGAGTCGTCTCTCCTAGTACGAACCAGCATTCGGTCTACGCTATCCTTTCAGATGAGCAGTGCCGATTGGGAATTATTCGAAACATGCTGCGAAGATGATCACCTCTTTTCATATGCCATGCTGTCAAACAAATTAGTTGATGTGGCCAGTCTACGGGCTGAGATCGATACTCAAAGCTATTTCACTTCATCCTGTCTGGATGCGTTTCACCTGATGCTGTATGATTCGTTGTCCTCGTACGAGCAGTATGTCTGCAAATGTGCTGCTGTCCTGGGACAAAAATTTTTGCGCGTGGCACTGGTTTTCGTGATTGCACAGTACAAAGAACGGGATGTGGCTATCG CTATCCAAAAGCTGTTTGACCTTCAAATATTGTCTTGCGCAATCGGCGATTTCACTTCAGGACTCAGCTTACATCAAAAGAACGTCAACACCGAACATCTGGAAAAAGGAACTTGCGGTTGTATCAATTTGAACATTCCAC TAGCATGCTGGGAGTTACCTCGATATGCCGCGTGTGGATATtcgaaattcaattctaatctaTTCCGCCAGACTGTCTACAATTTGCTCACCGAGGAGCAGAAGACTGAATTTCACAGTCGGGCGCTAACATTCATAGAACGTGAGACCAAAAA ATGTGAAGCCTGTGGAGGCGGATCCTTCCGTAACTTGATAACCAGTGACGATGGCTTCGAAGTAATAATGGGATTCAAGTCACGTCGAGAATCCGATCAATCGTATCAGAATCTAGTGCGCAGAGACGGAACAAGC AGATTTTCAATGCAGTCGGACAGAC GCAGTCGAAATCTGCGAGACATATTTTGGTGGAGAAAACCTAATGAACCTAGTGAAAAAATACCTATCTTAAGCTACAAAGAATATGATTTCAGTCACTGTCGTTGTCACATGATTCTATTTTCGATGTACAATGAGATAGTACACCACAGTCAGGGGGCAGGCATGGTCGAGAAGCACATAGAGGCCCAAATTGAGCTGGCAAACATCTGCATTAAGATTGCAAACATTCCGAAAGCGATTCAGATGTTGGAAAGTGtgcaaaatcaaatgaag GAAATCAATCGATCCGATAATATCGGGTTGGTCACGTACCTGAAAGGAAGACTGTTTACATTATTGGCAATTTGTAGATTCAAGCTGGAACAGTATGGCATGGCAACAGAGTTCTTCTACATGGCATCGGAAGTCATGGGACTACCATTCCCTAAATCGAA TAAAGCGGCAACTATTCAGATTTGGTTGATCTATCGTAAGGTGAAGAAATTGATTGCCAAGAAGCAATTAAGTACCTTCGACAAGCCCAAATCAATATGGTACATACTGATAGCGTCGCAATTGTCGGCTTGTTTCGGCGGAATGCTGCAACTATTTCGTAAGCTTACCAAGTGGAAGCTAGCAGAACTGGCAGCTGTATCCAGCCTGAAGCATGCTCTTAAATATCGTCGAAATCCTTCTATTCTCGTGGAAGCTTTTGCCGGGTTTTTCCAGATCG CTTTCCATATGGGATATTCTGATGAAACTACTTGGATGCAAGCGAAATCATTAATCATAATAGCAGATAATGTGACCTATGTTGATATGGATTATTTAAAATCTATCGTTAGATACTATACTGCTCTTCTGATGTGCCA GACAATTCGAACTACCAAACTGCTTTCCATCGAACTGGGCAAAGTCGTACTCAACATTACCGACACAATTCAGTATCGAACAGGCGACTGGGATATCATTCCGATTCTCGCCGAGTTATTCCTATCGCATCGGATGCTCTCGGATGCAGTGAACATGTTGTGGAGCTTCCAAAGTCGTTACAAAGAGAGTTCTGCCCAGGCATGGTACTATGCAATTGCGATGGACATCCTGTTGGATACAAGTTGCTGTATTGAAACGTATAAAAGCTGCGAAAGCTTTTTCCTGAAGAATCGTGAAGCACTTGGATATCAACCGGATGCGTGTTGCGTTACTAGATTATATGCGGACCTGTGGCTGTGGTGCGTTCGATACGAGGCTTGGGAAGCAGCCGACGCGTGGATGGATAAATTGCAAGAAGTGTTTGTACTCACTGCACACGATTCTATGATCAATGTGCATACCGCCATCCGAGTTTTGGAAGGGTTCATTTTGACACTTGTATCCAAGGTTGAAGCAAGAGATATCTTAGCAATAGTACGACTGCAAGccgaaatagaaaaattaatCGCAAACATTGAAGATGCTTTGGATATTAGCCGGTGTCACGAAGCAAA ATATAAACTACTAAAAATTTACTACAAGGAAGTGATTCAGCCCAAAAACCAAGTGTCGCAAAAATTGACTAGCCTCCGGAAACTGGCGTTTTCTCGAAACGACTATCTCTGTGCGGAGAAAATTCTTCATACAATGCAG TTCTGGCGTTGTGGATTACCAACGAGGATTGAAACATTTTGGTTGGATCACTGTTCAATTGATAGTTCATTGTCGGAACAGGATGGTGAGACGACTGCCGATGAAACGTCTTCCTCCGAGCGCCGGTATAACTACGTCAACTGCATACTTAACTACGAACGAATCTACCCCTATTCTTTGCCACTGCCAAGAGCGAGATACTTTTGA